The Leptospira meyeri region TCGCAAGTGCTAATCGACTACCTACTGGAAAATCATGAGCTACTGCTTGTAGATCAACATTAAGATCTGTATCTTTGCCTTTGACACCGAAGAGGGTTGCCGTTCCATGTGTGATTAACTTTCCAGTTCCCCAAAAATCAACTTCATACAAATACACAACAACATGAGGTGCCGTGTCGGAACTATTAATTTTTCCTTTGTAAAAAGTACGCCCGCGTATTTTGAGAACACTTATCAATGGGTCAGAAATATATACCATTGCATTCGAGCGATCAATCAAATTGACATTGGTTGTCACTGGGACGGAGACTGCGCCATCTAAGATTTCCGATAAAAGTGGAACTCCAGTTGTAGCACTTGTTCCACCAGAGAGGATCGTATCATTTCCGTTTGTTGTATTCGCAGTGGTTGTGATTTTCCCTGGAGTGAGAAGACCCATCGGTCTTAAGTGATAAGTCCTTTCTACTTTGTTTGGATTTGGCCAAGTCGAGTAGGTAACTCTTGAAGAAGAAAATCTTTTTTGAATCGAAACTTTTGGTTTTGCCATGATTCCATTTTGAATTCCTTTCAACCAATAATCAAACCAGTCATAAGCATTGGTCCAAACATAATTTTCAAGTCCAAGAACTCCTCCAATTTCCGCAGTGGCATGAATTCCATTGTTCAAATCTAATTTTTTTGGAACTGTGAGTTGCTCAAAATAAGGAAGGATTTGGTTTGGTTGGAATAGGTTGTCTTGTGAGTTGTTAGAAATGTAAACAGGTTTTCCTGCTGCATTCAAAGCTGCGACAGCACTGTTTGGTGATCGTTCACTTGCCCATGCTAATACTGTTGCAACATCTCTGGTGTCTAATAGTTTTCCAAAGTTTTCTGCGATGATAGGATCCATTCTTCCCGTAATATAACCAGCAGTGACAAGTAATAAACCCCAGACTAGTCTTGGAGTTTGGTTTCCATACAAAGAGTCTGGCAAACTTCCCCAACCACTCATGGCAACCGCCGTTTTAATTCTTGGTTCTTTGCTTAGACCAAGAAGAGAAATCCCTGCACCGTAAGAGATCCCCGCAATACCAATGTTTGTCGGATTCACAGGAGCATTTGCTAGAAGGAAATCAATTCCTTTGGAAAGGTCTTCCATGTCTTTCGGACCTGCTACGTTGATGAGTCCACCAGAAGTTCCGAATCCTCTTGTGTTATAACTAAATACAACATACCCTTTTTTTGCGAGTTTGGCAGCGGGCACAATGTATTCATATTCGTTAAGAGCCCAGCTGTTGACAAAAATCACAGCGGGGAAGGGGCCCGTTCCTGACTTAGGAATGAATAAGTTTCCCGTAATTTTGACACCATCGTTACTGAGAAACGAAATGTTATCATTGAAAGTGAAACTTCCATCGTTTTCTTTTGCAAATGCAGATTGAATGTCTTTTGTATTGGCTGCATTGCTTAGTTGGAGGGCTTCCGGTGTTGCCGAAGTACTAGAGTTTGTTCCATTTAACACAGCTAGTACGGCAGCATTGTCTTTTGAGTTTTGGTTTCCGTTTTGTCCGCAAGCCACCACGAGGAAGATTCCAAGTGGCAAAAGCAGACGAAAGATTTTTTGCTTTTTCATAATTCGCCTCTGAATTGCCTCAAATTTACCATGATTGCGTTTAAATGGCGTCCAAGATGGCGATTCTGGACGATTTTTTAGGTCTAATATCATAATTTTGTACTAATTCTTTGTACAACGGGGAGGCAAAAGATTGACGAAAGCGTGCATTTTGTCCGAATTTTGCAAAATGTTCGATTTTTTTGGCTCTTGGCTCCAGTTTGGGGCCTGGTATCATTTCATTTTAGGGCTTGGTATTCTTGTAAAAGAGAAGGGCTCTAAAGGATTTCCATTTGCAATGATTGCTGCTTTTTCCGGTGGGACTTTAATTTTTTACGCCTATCGATTGTATGTTGGGTTCGAATTTGAAACTCCTGTCTTGAACCATGGTTACGTTCCCATAATTTTTTTGATTCCTGGGAGTATGCAGTACACAATTGAACAATTTCTAAGTTTAGAACCTATTCCTTTGGGTGGGTTAAAACGATTGTATCCAACTTTTTTTGTGATTCTTCTCCTTCTTTTTTTGGAATGGAAGTTTCCTCATCTGCTTTTACAATCAATGAATCAAAGTTTTGCGGGAGCTCCATTCTCTATACCAGAAATGATTTCTGCCATTGGATGTGTTTACTGGGTTGGTACTTTTGTGTGGATGATCTATCAATATAGAATGATTCTCTATCGTAATCCCAACAAAGAAGCAAAACTAGGTGTTCAAGTTTTAGGAATGATTTTAAAAGGAAACATTACCTTTGCTAGTTTTATCTTTTTTAGTACGTATTTTCGTTGGCATACAGGAATATATTTTACGGCGGGGCTTGCCACACTGATGGCAGTGGTTGCATTTATCGGAACAGAAATCAATCACGAATTGTTCAAAGATATTCTGCCAGGTCTTCGCCAATCCTATCGCACTTCTCGTATCCTTAACTTGGATTTGGAAAAACTTCAAAAAGATTTGGACTATTATTTGAAAGTTGAATGTATCTATCGAGAAGAGGATTTGAATTTGGCCTCTCTTTCTGAAAAGTTAGGTATTAAAGATTACCAACTCAGCGAATATATCAATGCCTATCTTGGCATTAACTTTAATCGTTTGATCAATGAATGTCGCATATCGGAGGTCTGTCGTCTTCTAGAAGAAGAACCAAAAGCTAACTTGTTATCTCTGGCTTACCAAGTTGGTTTTAACTCCAAAGCCAACTTTAATTTAGCATTTAAGGCTTTCAAAAAAGTATCCCCCAGCGAATATGCGAAATCTGTTGGAAGAGGGTAGTTTGTTTTCTTCATCCTACTTTTTGCAATGACTGATTGACAGAGAAAACTAGGATGATTTCTGTAATTTTAACAGAGCGTTACTTTTTCCCTTTGGGTTTTTTCTTTGAAACTGTATAACCTAGAATATTCGCCATCTTCCAAATCATTTCTAGATGTTCTTTGGCTTCCGTAATGCTCGATTCTGTTTTGGAATCTGGCAAAACAGAATGTAAATGGAATTCATTTGTTCCGAACCGGACCACATCGGGAGTCATATGAATCCATGTATGCCAACCATATTCTCGTTCCTCAGGGTAGAAGGTAAGCAAAATCCCTGGGTCTTCAATTTTTGGCATATCAGGGATTTTATCATTTAACTTGCGTCTGGCTGCCATATCAAACATGGTTCGTGTTTCTGAACCTGATTTAGATTCTTTCCAATACTTTTGAATCAAATCGTCTCCTTTTTTGCCAAACCATCGCCAAAGTAATGGTAGTCTTAACCCCAAAACTTCTTCATAAATACTAGAATCATAAGACTCGTGGTTTGTCATATCTAAACGCCTAATGATGGCTTTTGAAATCGTTTCAAAAGATGAGTCACCATCTAACAAAAACAATTTAGCGGCAAGTAAATCGGTCCATACATACCAATCGGGAGTTGGTTCTTCAAGTATTAATTTGATTTGGGCTTCATCCATCGTAAGAACCTTTTTCCACTTTAAAGATTCAGGCTCCATGACTCGCATAAATTGTAATAAATAAGTTTTCCATGATGAGTCTGCATAAGGTAGTTTGAAAATTTCTAGAAAATACGGATATACTCCTTGTCCTTGGATGAATAAGGCTTTGATTGCTTCCCACCTGTCGTAAGATCCGGAATATTTGTATTCATCCATAGAATATCGCAGGGATTCTACAAGCCACGGACCACCATATCGAATGACATCCTCATGTTTGTATTTTGTTTCTCGAATCTTCTCAAATACATGTTGGATGCTATATTTTTCTGGATGGAGTATCGCCTCTGGTAATAAGGATTTATTTTTAGAAAGTGCGGAAGCATACTGATCAGATCCATTAAATTCGGGTGCATCTTCACCAGTAAGTGCGATCCAAGCATCCCTTGCTTCTACTTCAATGTGTGTCCAAGAATAATCAACCATAGGGTCAGGGTCCGCATAAATATGATACCAAAGATGATTTTTAAATTTTTGGACTTTCAGTTTTTTAATCCAACGAATGATTCCATACACTCGAACCTGGTCCCCTTTGTTTCCAAGGATTCGTTCTGCAAACTCCAAATAGTTCTGGTTTTCTGGTTCCAAGAGGAGTAATCCAGCCACATAACAAGCCTTAAGATCAATGGCGATTCCAGGAGAAGATGAATGATCCATTTGTAAGTAAAATTCAAGTAACTCCAACTTCGCTCTATCTGGGTCCATTTTTGCCCATGCGAGTGCGGCTTCTGCTGTATTGATGATTGTGTTCAAATCTAAATATGCACTTCTATCTCGTCCCTTTATTTTTGAACTTTGCCTAACGTAGTTTGCAATAATTTCTATGTGTTCGTTTATATTGAGATAAGCACAGACAGAAAAAGCATTCCCCACACTCATTCCAAAATATCCAAAATGATCCTTATACTGAAAGAGTTTGTTGATGAGTTGTACTGAGACATCATCTAAATTAAGAATCCGCTCTTGTAACGCTTCATTTAAGTGTGTGTAAACAGTGAACATATTGTTCAGAGTAGGTCCTTCTTTTTGTACCTTGTTTCTGATTTCCTTTATATTGTCTAAGGTTTCAAAAGTTCTCCATGCGGCATCGGCGAGTATAGATTTTGCTTCGGAATGATTGCTTTTGATCAATGCTTCTACAACGTATTCCATCCTGGGGTCATCTTGTTTCAGTTTATGAACCGCTTCTCTAAGTGAAACCATCGACCTATCATCGTCTAACATGCCAATGGTCTTTGTAATCCCACAAAATGCTTTTTTGTTTTCCGCATCGTACTTCAGGCCTTGTCGAAAGGCGGCATTGATCGCAACAGAAAGTCTTTTGTCTAATTTTTCAGGATTGTATGGCCAAGTATTATATGCACTATCAGTTCGTTCTCGAAAGTAATCATCGATAAGTCTTTTAAGGTTTGTATCTTTTTTGGAAATTTCTTTTAGGATGGAATCATGCGTGGCCACATCATCAGGAAATTCTTCCATAAGTTGGAATAAGTTTAGTTCTGATTTTAGTCTTGATTCCAATTCTTTTTTTGAAATCGTTTTTAGATTGGATAATCCCAAAGTATCATTATAAATTTTAAGATTTTTAGGGTCGATGTGTTTTGCGTCAGCATTGGAAAAAGTTTGTGTTCGGATCTTTTCTACTTTCTCTGAGGCTAAGTTGAATAAGGTTTTTGATTTCCCATCTAAATATTTGAGTATGTGATGGCTTAGTGTTGGTATGATTTTCCCTTTGGATTTGCTTGCTAGTTTGATAGTTTCTTTGCAAGCGGCATCGTTTTTAAAATAGAAATGATGCAGGATCCAGTAAGCAGCTAAATTGGGATAATTTTTGATATCTGATTTTTCTTCTTCCCAAATGGCAAAGGAAGGTGCATCTGCGAGTTTCTCCGTAAATGCATAGGCTGGATCTCCATAACTATGCCCGAGCAGCCAAGAAGATCGTTCAAACATGTCCAAAGAATTATGGTAAATAGGTTTACTTTCGTAAAACTTCGTGGCCTCTTTTTCAAATGCTTTGATGGCACTATCTTTGATTTTAGAAACTAATACTTCTTCTTTTATTTTTTGCTGTAGGTTTTCTTCTTCAAATTCTTCTTCTTCCTCTTCGTAACCTTCGTTTGATTCATTGTTCCAGTTATCTAAAATAAAATGTGCGATGGAATAGTAGGGAAGGTTTTCTAGTTCCCCTATTTCATGGTTGTAATGATTGACTTCAACAGATTCTTTTTCATTAGGCAGTAGGTTGATCCATGACGTATCTCCACCTCCATCAGAAGCAAACGCATACGATCCATTGAATAAAAACATAAGTCCACTGTAAGTGCCAACTAACCAAGAAAGTACTTCTTCCGGGTCTTTCACTTTGGTTAATCTCTCTGTGGAAGATATAGCGTAGTCGAATCCACCGTTTTCATCTTCTTCCAACTCTTCTTCTTCGGCGGAGTGGTGATCAATCATGTTCCATACATCTGCCACTTCATACATGATCGATTTGTATCCTTTTTTTAGATTCTCCCATTCTAAAATTTCTTTCCCTGGCTTAAATCCATACATGGATTCAAATTCTTTTAAAAAGGTTTGGTCTAGTTTTGTTTTATTCTTTTTTAGTGCATTTTCAAATTTGTCTCTTAAAGATTGGAATACCAACATACGATCCATCATAATCTCTTTTAGGTTTCCATAATAAAAATCTGATTTTTGAAGGTTAAGTGTTGTTGGTTGTTTCATAATGTTAGTTCCGTATTCAATGTAAAAAATGATTCTGAATAATGGTTTCCAAAAATTTTAAACCAAAATTCTCCCGAGTTGTCTTTTGCAAATTGAAGTAAGTTCAATTCAGGTGTGAGCTTATCATAAAGTGGGTGAGGTGTTAAGGTTAATGTGTCTAAGTTAAAATTTAATAGATGTTTTTTTGCTGGTTTTCTGTTTCTTTCTTTTAAAAGTAAAACAAGGTTAGATTCATCTTCTATACACAAATCGATAAATTCCAAATAAGATCCGAAATAGGATTTCATTGACTCATCATATAAATCGAGAATACTGATTAATTCGCCCTCTTGATTACGGACTTCTAATTTGGAGTCGGAGTATAAAAAAATTTTCTTTGAATCTACTTTTATTTTCATCGGTGCGCTACTGGTCGAAAATTCTGAAACTAATTTTCCATCCAAATCAAGGATATAGGCAATTTCTGAGTTATTTTCTGTTATTAGGATTCTATTTTTGCTGACTTGTTTTAAGTTTCTTAGATTTTCAAATTCTAAATTGCAGTTTAATATTTCCCAACCATTTCCATTCCAACGATGAATAGACCTTCTTCCACTTGTATTTGCAAAAATCACATATGTATATTTCCCAATATTTAGAATTTGATATGGTGCCATGTTTGCCACTTTCGGCGAAGGTACATTAAAAAATAAATCATCTTTGAAGTATAGGATGGAATTCGAAGACCCAAATAAGGTGCAGTCTGGATTGGAATCAAAAGGGTTATCACTTGCAAGATAATATCCAATTGGAAATTCGTAACGTGTGATTTGTTTCCCATCATTTTTGTAAAGGATAGGACTTTGGTTCCAAGAAGCTATCCAGAGATTGCCAAAAAAATCTCTTTCAAAAAGTATCTTTTCGAATCCAGTCACAATGGATTCTTTTTTTACGTCGTTGGTTATAATAGTTTTAATTTCTAACATCTTGATTTTCTGAAATCTTTGAATGCAAATTGAAAACTGTATTTGATTAGGCAATTTATTTTTTTATTTTAGCATTTTTGAATATAAAAACCATGAATATCGCTACAAGCAAAAGTATTCGTCTTGAATTTTATACAATGAATCGTTTGTATAAAAATTCAAATATGTATCAAAGAATTCTTTGGCACATTTTAATTAATTTAAAACAAAGAAACTGAGAAATATTTTGATTATAGTTGTTACGGTGGTGGGCCTGTCAGGTTACGAAAAAAAACGTTCTCCTAATTTCCTTTTGAAACAACCCTATCGTTTAGTATAGGCCTACCGCAAAAACATAGTTAATCGATAATAGAATCAATTAAGTTGAATTTGTGTTTGTCTAAAAATGAAATTTCGTGATACAGTCATTAGGTGATTGTTTTCCTCCCTCAGTGGGTTTTTCTTATCACCCCTTCCAATTGAAAGGAATTGGGGAGCCTAGCTAGTCCCTTTGTTATGGGAATTTTTAGAGAATGAGTGCAGAGGGTTGTAGCAAAAATTGCCACTTTTTCTTTTCGCTTTAGGAGGATGGGAAGATCGGAATTTTGGACATTTAACGGATGTTTTAATCGTAGAATCTAACCCTTCTTTTGGGGTCCCAATGAAAATTCCCTTTTGACCGCTTAGATTTTTCTTTACAAAAGCCTCTAATGGATAGAGGATTTGCCCTAGCTTATTTGCTAAATACGTATAAAATTTTGGAGTCTCTAATGTTTAAATCTCGTTTCATAAAAGTAATCATGCTTCTATGTTTGGTTTCGCTTTTTGCAGTGAATTGCAAGAAAAGCAAAACGGTTCTTTCGGACGCATTTCTAATTGAAAACCCAGGTGAAAAAAAGCCAATTTTAACTCCGGAAGGAAAAGTGAAACGAGGAGAATATGTTACATTGTTAGAAGAAAAAGACTTCAACGGTGTGAAATTCAACTTAGTTGAGATCAAAGGTGTTAGCACAAAAGGTTGGTTAGAAGAAAAAAACCTTTATGAAGGAGAACTGAAGTCTGCAACAGTAATCCGTGATGCTGATTTATACCTTCGTCCAAATGAAAAAAGTGAAAAATCTGGAAAAGTAAAAGCTGGTTTAGTCGTTTTTGTTATAGAAGAAGCTGATAATTTTACATTAATCCAATTCCCTGGAAAAAAATCTTATATCCTCAAATCTGACTTAGGCGATGGAGAAACAGTTGTAAAAACAATTAGCATCTCTGGTTTAGGAGCTGCAACAGTTTCTGCCTCTTCTCAATACATTCAAACAGAAGGTAAAGAATTAGATTACGACCCACGAAATGCATTTGATGGTAAATTCCAAACTGGTTGGTGTGAAGGAAAAACTGGTGATGACGGAGTTGGCGAATCTCTTACAGTATCTTTTCCAAGCACAATCAAGCTAACAGAAATTAGCCTAGTGAATGGACTTGCAAAAAGTGAAGAGAGTTACAAAAACAATAACAGAATTGCATCTATCAAAGTAGAAGGCTCTTATGGAAAAACAGAAACGTTGGATTTTAACGACGATGTTTTCGATTTCCAAACTAAAACTGTAGATTTGGAAGGAAGTAGTTTTAAATTTATCATTACAAAAATTCATAAAGGAAAAATTACCGATACTTGTTTAAGTGAAATCAAACTCACAGGTTCAGAAAAAACTTATTCGAGTGAACCTGAAGAAAATTACGAAGGTACTGACTCAAACTAGAGTTAAATTATGAATCGAGATACTATAAAATTTACTGTCGCTCTTTTGAGTCTCTTCACGAGCGTTTCTCTTTTTGCAGATCCTGGCTTTCAGCCAGGTCCGGCAAAAGTGACTGCTGGCGTATTGAATGTTCGTAACATTGCCGCATCTGGTGGTGATGTGATTGCAACTTTAAAAAGAGGGGATCAAGTGGATGTTCTCGATAGATCCACTAACCAAAGTGTAGAAGAAGATATCACAGATTATTGGTATAAAATCAATCTTGGTAAGAAAAAAACGGGTTGGGTTTTTGGTGGTTTTATTAGTTTCGAAATGAATCTCGAAGGTGGGCTTCGTTGGAAAACTGTAAATCCAGGTGGTGGACAAAAATTTTCGGGAATTGTTGTTTCTAACACTGGCGAGATTGTCGCCGCAACCGAAAAAGGCAATATCCACATTAGTTCGGATAAAGG contains the following coding sequences:
- a CDS encoding alpha/beta fold hydrolase, whose translation is MKKQKIFRLLLPLGIFLVVACGQNGNQNSKDNAAVLAVLNGTNSSTSATPEALQLSNAANTKDIQSAFAKENDGSFTFNDNISFLSNDGVKITGNLFIPKSGTGPFPAVIFVNSWALNEYEYIVPAAKLAKKGYVVFSYNTRGFGTSGGLINVAGPKDMEDLSKGIDFLLANAPVNPTNIGIAGISYGAGISLLGLSKEPRIKTAVAMSGWGSLPDSLYGNQTPRLVWGLLLVTAGYITGRMDPIIAENFGKLLDTRDVATVLAWASERSPNSAVAALNAAGKPVYISNNSQDNLFQPNQILPYFEQLTVPKKLDLNNGIHATAEIGGVLGLENYVWTNAYDWFDYWLKGIQNGIMAKPKVSIQKRFSSSRVTYSTWPNPNKVERTYHLRPMGLLTPGKITTTANTTNGNDTILSGGTSATTGVPLLSEILDGAVSVPVTTNVNLIDRSNAMVYISDPLISVLKIRGRTFYKGKINSSDTAPHVVVYLYEVDFWGTGKLITHGTATLFGVKGKDTDLNVDLQAVAHDFPVGSRLALAIDNIDPMYAVPKPVSLYTTTFKHSTSSASTLRFESE
- a CDS encoding helix-turn-helix domain-containing protein, giving the protein MFDFFGSWLQFGAWYHFILGLGILVKEKGSKGFPFAMIAAFSGGTLIFYAYRLYVGFEFETPVLNHGYVPIIFLIPGSMQYTIEQFLSLEPIPLGGLKRLYPTFFVILLLLFLEWKFPHLLLQSMNQSFAGAPFSIPEMISAIGCVYWVGTFVWMIYQYRMILYRNPNKEAKLGVQVLGMILKGNITFASFIFFSTYFRWHTGIYFTAGLATLMAVVAFIGTEINHELFKDILPGLRQSYRTSRILNLDLEKLQKDLDYYLKVECIYREEDLNLASLSEKLGIKDYQLSEYINAYLGINFNRLINECRISEVCRLLEEEPKANLLSLAYQVGFNSKANFNLAFKAFKKVSPSEYAKSVGRG
- a CDS encoding NADase-type glycan-binding domain-containing protein, which translates into the protein MFKSRFIKVIMLLCLVSLFAVNCKKSKTVLSDAFLIENPGEKKPILTPEGKVKRGEYVTLLEEKDFNGVKFNLVEIKGVSTKGWLEEKNLYEGELKSATVIRDADLYLRPNEKSEKSGKVKAGLVVFVIEEADNFTLIQFPGKKSYILKSDLGDGETVVKTISISGLGAATVSASSQYIQTEGKELDYDPRNAFDGKFQTGWCEGKTGDDGVGESLTVSFPSTIKLTEISLVNGLAKSEESYKNNNRIASIKVEGSYGKTETLDFNDDVFDFQTKTVDLEGSSFKFIITKIHKGKITDTCLSEIKLTGSEKTYSSEPEENYEGTDSN